The Coregonus clupeaformis isolate EN_2021a chromosome 18, ASM2061545v1, whole genome shotgun sequence genome has a segment encoding these proteins:
- the LOC121550227 gene encoding cyclin-H-like isoform X3, with product MFASGKPGVSDALFLEAHEENVLFRHYEKRLLDFCNAFKPVMPKSVVGTAIMYFRRFYLNNSLMEYHPRTIMRICAYLSCKVDEFNVSSTQFVGNLVQESAAGQERALEQILEYELLLIQQLNFHLVVHTPYRPMEGLLIDLKTRYPLLENPESLRKSVDDFLTRATLTDSGLLFPPSQIALTAILNSASRAGLSMESYLTECMGLKEDKETLLKMYDAMRRIKSLMKKYELPKPDEVNAYKVKLERVHADFGTNSNAKRKRGYEDDDHVAKEPRMTEEEWTDEDLDLDEL from the exons CCTGGGGTTAGTGATGCCTTGTTCCTGGAGGCTCACGAGGAGAACGTCCTTTTCAGACACTATGAGAAGAGACTCCTTGACTTCTGTAATGCTTTCAAACCTGTGATGCCCAAGTCTGTTGTG GGTACAGCTATCATGTATTTCCGGAGATTTTACCTGAACAACTCACTGATGGAATACCACCCTAGAACAATCAT gcGGATCTGTGCCTACCTGTCCTGTAAGGTGGATGAGTTTAACGTGTCCAGCACCCAGTTTGTGGGGAATCTTGTGCAGGAGAGTGCGGCCGGGCAGGAGAGGGCTCTTGAACAGATTTTGGAGTATGAGCTCCTTCTCATTCAGCAGCTCAACTTCCACCTGGTGGTGCACACCCCCTACAGACCTATGGAGGGCCTGCTCATAGACCTCAAG ACAAGGTACCCTCTTCTGGAGAACCCAGAGTCTCTGAGGAAGAGCGTTGATGACTTCCTGACACGGGCCACCCTGACGGACAGTGGGCTGCTGTTTCCCCCATCTCAGATCGCCTTGACGGCCATTCTGAACAGTGCGTCGCGGGCCGGCCTCAGCATGGAGAG CTATCTGACAGAATGTATGGGACTGAAGGAGGACAAAGAGACCCTCTTAAAGATGTACGATGCGATGAGAC GGATAAAAAGTCTCATGAAAAAGTATGAACTTCCGAAACCAGACGAGGTGAACGCTTACAAAGTGAAACTGGAGAGGGTCCATGCTGACTTTGGCACAAACTCCAACGC gaaaagaaagagaggaTATGAGGATGACGATCATGTAGCGAAAGAGCCCCGAATGACAGAG GAGGAGTGGACTGATGAAGATCTGGATTTGGAtgaattatga